In Stieleria varia, one genomic interval encodes:
- a CDS encoding transposase has translation MAKKAKTRRVYDEDFKRDAVQMLLDGHSAKSVAERLGISCPTIIRRWKTQQLAEAGPVADVMDARVKELENELRRVERERDVLKKALIIFGRNE, from the coding sequence ATGGCCAAGAAAGCAAAAACACGTCGAGTGTACGATGAAGACTTCAAGCGAGATGCAGTGCAAATGCTCCTCGATGGACACTCTGCAAAGTCGGTAGCCGAACGTTTGGGCATTTCCTGCCCAACCATCATCCGTCGCTGGAAAACACAGCAATTGGCGGAAGCGGGGCCCGTGGCCGACGTGATGGATGCTCGGGTCAAAGAATTGGAGAATGAGCTGCGCCGCGTCGAACGAGAGCGAGACGTTTTAAAAAAAGCGTTGATCATTTTCGGCCGCAACGAGTAG
- a CDS encoding phospholipase D-like domain-containing protein has protein sequence MRFLLVLLFASPVSAVGVVLAPFKGLPEAIEHALNAADSSIDLDIYGFSDTRTRKKLGDAANRGVTVRVILHAAKNRIKLAKMIEDVGGDVYFVTKVMHQKFVICDRKRLLTGSSNWLRGGYSRYDEDLLTFGENDSEFVDAFHFEFEEV, from the coding sequence ATGCGATTTCTCCTAGTTCTACTTTTCGCAAGTCCCGTTTCTGCTGTTGGCGTCGTATTGGCACCATTTAAGGGGTTACCAGAGGCGATCGAGCATGCCTTGAACGCAGCAGACAGTTCGATCGATCTTGACATTTACGGTTTTAGCGATACCCGTACACGAAAGAAGCTCGGAGATGCAGCGAATCGAGGTGTCACGGTACGCGTGATCCTTCACGCTGCAAAGAATCGAATCAAGCTAGCCAAAATGATTGAGGACGTTGGTGGGGATGTTTATTTCGTGACGAAAGTGATGCACCAAAAGTTCGTTATCTGCGATCGCAAACGATTGCTCACCGGGTCATCGAACTGGCTCCGTGGAGGCTACTCCAGATACGATGAAGACTTACTGACTTTCGGTGAGAACGATAGTGAATTCGTTGATGCGTTCCATTTTGAGTTTGAAGAGGTTTAG